The proteins below come from a single Agrococcus beijingensis genomic window:
- a CDS encoding sensor histidine kinase translates to MTLRTQLVLLQSAIMLVVIVGSGIAAAWLQERSLRDAYLDRMIGVAYSVAQLPTVVAAFEDPDPAAVIQPIAETVREASDVTYVVVTDVAGIRFSHPNPERIGELASTEPDAAVTGELFVGTQTGTLGISWRAKVPVFGADGEILGQVSVGILESELHEDWLEGIWILGLCLAVAAVVGVVLASWAAAHVRRRIYGLEPEEIKSMLETRNATLHGIGEGLVVLDERGAIVLCNDAGLRLLGRERGVDLTGVPIGDVLDADLAPLLEDAGEQQLVLAGERVLVARADTVVVDGRSVGTVLILRDRTELDAALRDLAGAQGMTETLRAQQHEFANTLHTLGGLLELGERDAAMAVIERAGAGGALSSLEPTRGVLDLEVSALLLAKRAQAREAGVELVVRPESTLGVADPEVGAGDWVTVLGNLIDNALDASTGGRVEVAIDDAVTSEGRVVTIVVDDDGPGVPPERRGAIFDAEVSTKAHPAGLARGYGLTLVRRVAERLGGTASVEASPLGGARFVARLPAASEVLA, encoded by the coding sequence ATGACGCTGCGCACCCAGCTGGTGCTGCTGCAGAGCGCCATCATGCTGGTGGTGATCGTCGGATCGGGGATCGCGGCCGCCTGGCTGCAGGAGCGATCCCTGCGCGACGCCTACCTCGACCGCATGATCGGTGTCGCCTACTCCGTCGCGCAGCTGCCGACGGTGGTCGCCGCGTTCGAGGATCCGGACCCCGCCGCGGTCATCCAGCCGATCGCCGAGACGGTGAGGGAGGCATCCGACGTCACCTATGTGGTGGTGACGGATGTCGCAGGGATCCGCTTCTCGCACCCGAACCCCGAGCGCATCGGCGAGCTCGCCTCGACCGAGCCCGACGCGGCGGTGACGGGTGAGCTGTTCGTCGGCACGCAGACCGGCACGCTGGGCATCTCCTGGCGGGCGAAGGTGCCGGTGTTCGGCGCCGACGGCGAGATCCTCGGCCAGGTGTCGGTGGGCATCCTCGAGTCGGAGCTGCACGAGGACTGGCTGGAGGGCATCTGGATCCTCGGGCTCTGCCTCGCGGTCGCGGCGGTCGTGGGCGTCGTGCTCGCGAGCTGGGCGGCCGCGCACGTGCGGCGGCGCATCTACGGGCTCGAGCCCGAGGAGATCAAGTCGATGCTCGAGACGCGCAACGCCACCCTGCACGGCATCGGCGAGGGGCTCGTGGTGCTCGACGAGCGCGGCGCCATCGTGCTCTGCAACGACGCCGGCCTGCGGCTGCTCGGCCGGGAGCGCGGTGTCGACCTCACCGGCGTGCCCATCGGCGACGTGCTCGACGCCGACCTCGCGCCGCTGCTCGAGGACGCCGGAGAGCAGCAGCTCGTGCTCGCCGGGGAGCGGGTGCTCGTCGCTCGCGCCGACACCGTCGTGGTCGACGGGCGCAGCGTCGGCACCGTGCTGATCCTGCGCGACCGCACCGAGCTCGACGCCGCGCTGCGCGATCTCGCGGGCGCCCAGGGCATGACCGAGACGCTCCGTGCGCAGCAGCACGAGTTCGCCAACACCCTGCACACCCTCGGCGGGCTGCTCGAGCTGGGCGAGCGAGACGCCGCGATGGCGGTGATCGAGCGGGCCGGGGCGGGCGGGGCGCTGTCGTCGCTCGAGCCGACGCGCGGGGTGCTCGACCTGGAGGTGTCGGCGCTGCTGCTCGCGAAGCGGGCGCAGGCGCGGGAGGCGGGCGTCGAGCTGGTCGTGCGCCCTGAGTCGACGCTCGGCGTCGCCGATCCGGAGGTCGGCGCTGGCGACTGGGTGACGGTGCTCGGCAACCTGATCGACAATGCGCTGGATGCCTCCACGGGCGGCCGCGTCGAAGTCGCGATCGACGACGCGGTCACCTCGGAGGGCCGGGTCGTCACGATCGTCGTCGACGACGACGGGCCGGGTGTGCCGCCGGAGCGCCGCGGCGCGATCTTCGATGCGGAGGTGTCGACCAAGGCGCACCCCGCCGGGCTCGCGCGCGGCTACGGGCTGACGCTCGTGCGCCGCGTCGCGGAGCGGCTGGGCGGCACGGCGTCGGTCGAGGCGTCGCCGCTGGGCGGCGCGCGCTTCGTCGCGCGGCTGCCGGCGGCATCCGAGGTGCTGGCATGA
- a CDS encoding response regulator: MRPLRALIVEDDKAVALVTRAFVERHGAFVVAGEAATGRAALEALDLIRPDLVLLDVHLPDASGIEVLRIARARGFAGEVVAVTAARDLETVRAARAFGVRHYLVKPFGMEAMRERLEAIRAEIVSATSLATQPLDQRAVDAMLRPGDAQRATSQGSPLTLDRVAALLDGVEETCSATEVAEALGMSRVSARRYLERLVIEGRAAVAPRYGGTGRPELRYSARR; encoded by the coding sequence ATGAGGCCGCTGCGGGCGCTGATCGTCGAGGACGACAAGGCTGTCGCTCTGGTGACGCGAGCCTTCGTCGAGCGGCACGGCGCCTTCGTGGTCGCGGGCGAGGCCGCCACCGGCAGGGCCGCGCTCGAGGCGCTCGACCTGATCCGCCCCGACCTGGTGCTGCTCGACGTGCACCTGCCCGACGCCTCCGGCATCGAGGTGCTGCGCATCGCGCGGGCGCGCGGCTTCGCGGGCGAGGTGGTGGCGGTCACCGCCGCGCGCGACCTCGAGACGGTGCGTGCAGCCCGGGCGTTCGGCGTGCGCCACTACCTGGTGAAGCCGTTCGGCATGGAGGCGATGCGCGAACGGCTCGAGGCGATCCGCGCCGAGATCGTGAGCGCGACGTCGCTGGCGACGCAGCCGCTCGACCAGCGCGCCGTCGACGCCATGCTGCGGCCGGGCGACGCCCAGCGCGCGACCTCGCAGGGCTCGCCGCTCACGCTCGACCGCGTCGCCGCGCTGCTCGACGGGGTCGAGGAGACCTGCAGCGCCACCGAGGTGGCGGAGGCGCTGGGCATGTCGCGCGTGAGCGCCCGCCGCTACCTCGAGCGGCTCGTGATCGAGGGCCGCGCAGCCGTGGCGCCCCGCTACGGCGGCACGGGCAGGCCGGAGCTGCGCTACAGCGCCCGCCGCTGA
- a CDS encoding transporter substrate-binding domain-containing protein: MWASRSASGRAVRLGALAMSASLLAGCALIEAIPADPDGTLETVSGSVLEVGVSPNPPFTDVSGDAPEGTEVTLVESFAASIDAEISWTVAGEEELVQQLTNGELDLVIGGITDQTPWVTHAAPTRAYADTEEADGSTTKLVMLTPMGENAFLAALERHLDEVSP, translated from the coding sequence ATGTGGGCATCACGGTCGGCGAGCGGCAGGGCGGTGCGCCTCGGGGCGCTCGCGATGTCTGCGTCGCTGCTGGCGGGCTGCGCGCTGATCGAGGCGATCCCCGCCGATCCCGACGGCACCCTCGAGACCGTCTCGGGCAGCGTGCTCGAGGTGGGCGTCTCGCCGAACCCGCCCTTCACCGACGTCAGCGGCGATGCGCCCGAGGGCACCGAGGTGACGCTGGTCGAGTCGTTCGCCGCCTCGATCGACGCAGAGATCTCCTGGACGGTCGCCGGCGAGGAGGAGCTGGTGCAGCAGCTCACGAACGGCGAGCTCGACCTGGTGATCGGCGGCATCACCGACCAGACGCCCTGGGTCACGCACGCGGCTCCGACGCGCGCCTATGCCGACACGGAGGAGGCCGACGGCTCGACCACGAAGCTCGTCATGCTCACGCCCATGGGCGAGAACGCCTTCCTCGCGGCGCTCGAGCGGCACCTCGACGAGGTGTCGCCGTGA
- a CDS encoding cation diffusion facilitator family transporter, with translation MSRTLGRIGRTELPPEQAHALRKAKRVEWLSLGYAAIAITLVGLVMGGSQAMRTAWIEDMLSTVPQFAFLIALTVIRRPPDPKHPYGYHRAMGVGHLVAGVALLAVGGTLAFDAVAGLIAVEHPSIGTVQLFGTTIWLGWLMVGTIVLISAPPVILGIVKMRLAKQLHSKLLYADADMMRADWTTHIGSIVGVLGVGIGIWWLDSAAALFISVGILWDGVKNTRASVLDLMDMRATTVDQSEREPLIRRIDETLQRLPWVADAASRVRDEGHVFHVEAYVVPKRSKVRVTDVDAAVEEVVALDWRVQDVSVAVLSELPTPEREIPPR, from the coding sequence GTGAGCCGCACCCTCGGCCGCATCGGCCGCACCGAGCTGCCGCCCGAGCAGGCCCACGCGCTGCGCAAGGCCAAGCGCGTGGAGTGGCTGAGCCTCGGCTACGCGGCGATCGCGATCACCCTCGTCGGCCTCGTGATGGGCGGCTCGCAGGCGATGCGCACCGCCTGGATCGAGGACATGCTCTCGACCGTCCCGCAGTTCGCGTTCCTCATCGCCCTCACGGTGATCCGCCGCCCGCCGGACCCGAAGCATCCGTACGGGTATCACCGCGCCATGGGCGTGGGGCACCTGGTCGCCGGCGTGGCGCTGCTCGCGGTCGGCGGCACGCTGGCCTTCGACGCGGTCGCCGGGCTGATCGCCGTGGAGCACCCCTCGATCGGCACGGTGCAGCTGTTCGGCACGACGATCTGGCTCGGCTGGCTGATGGTCGGCACGATCGTGCTGATCTCGGCGCCGCCCGTGATCCTCGGCATCGTGAAGATGCGGCTCGCGAAGCAGCTGCACAGCAAGCTGCTCTACGCCGACGCCGACATGATGCGCGCCGACTGGACGACCCACATCGGCTCGATCGTCGGCGTGCTCGGCGTGGGCATCGGCATCTGGTGGCTCGACAGCGCCGCGGCGCTCTTCATCTCGGTCGGCATCCTCTGGGACGGCGTGAAGAACACGCGCGCATCGGTGCTCGACCTCATGGACATGCGCGCCACGACGGTCGACCAGTCGGAACGCGAGCCGCTCATCCGCCGGATCGACGAGACGCTGCAGCGGCTGCCCTGGGTGGCGGATGCGGCCAGTCGCGTGCGCGACGAGGGTCACGTCTTCCACGTGGAGGCGTACGTGGTGCCGAAGCGGTCGAAGGTGCGGGTGACCGACGTCGATGCCGCGGTCGAGGAGGTGGTCGCCCTCGACTGGAGGGTGCAGGACGTCTCGGTCGCCGTGCTCAGCGAGCTGCCGACGCCGGAGCGGGAGATCCCGCCGCGCTGA
- a CDS encoding VIT1/CCC1 transporter family protein, with translation MDPALQRRPDLPPPVESMTSKLNWLRAGVLGANDGIVSTSALMVGVAGAGTSFAGILTAGVAALVAGAFSMGVGEYVSVSSQRDSERAAIRREQALLVAQPDEQVDQLAHMYELRGLAPDTAHQVAVELTAADPLRAHLDVEYKLDPEDLNNPWSAALASALAFTLGSLVPLLAALFSPAGWMPWPIVVATVVALVLTGLLSARIGGSGKRKGMFRVLIGGVIALAATYFIGTLFNSPVH, from the coding sequence ATGGATCCCGCTCTGCAACGCCGTCCCGACCTGCCGCCGCCGGTCGAGTCGATGACCTCGAAGCTCAACTGGCTGCGCGCCGGTGTGCTCGGGGCCAACGACGGCATCGTCTCGACCTCGGCGCTCATGGTCGGCGTCGCCGGTGCGGGCACCTCGTTCGCGGGCATCCTCACGGCGGGCGTGGCGGCGCTGGTCGCCGGTGCCTTCTCGATGGGCGTCGGCGAGTACGTCTCGGTCTCGTCGCAGCGCGACAGCGAGCGAGCGGCGATCCGCCGCGAGCAGGCCCTGCTGGTCGCGCAGCCCGACGAGCAGGTCGACCAGCTCGCCCACATGTACGAGCTGCGCGGCCTCGCCCCCGACACCGCGCACCAGGTGGCCGTCGAGCTGACCGCGGCCGACCCGCTGCGCGCGCACCTCGACGTCGAGTACAAGCTCGACCCGGAGGACCTCAACAATCCGTGGTCGGCGGCGCTCGCCTCCGCCCTCGCCTTCACGCTCGGCTCGCTCGTGCCGCTGCTGGCCGCCCTCTTCTCGCCTGCGGGCTGGATGCCGTGGCCGATCGTCGTCGCGACCGTCGTCGCGCTGGTGCTCACCGGGCTCCTCTCCGCACGCATCGGCGGCTCCGGCAAGCGCAAGGGCATGTTCCGGGTGCTGATCGGCGGCGTGATCGCGCTCGCCGCGACCTACTTCATCGGCACGCTGTTCAACTCGCCGGTGCACTGA
- the sucC gene encoding ADP-forming succinate--CoA ligase subunit beta, with translation MDLYEYQARDLFEQHGVPVLRGITADTPEQAEAAATELGGGVVVVKAQVKTGGRGKAGGVKLAKSPAETKDAAAAILGLDIKGHTVHRVMVAEGAAIKEEYYFSVLLDRANRSYLAMCSYEGGMEIEQLAEERPEALARVEVDPAVGIDAAKAEEIVRAASFPDELVAKIAPVLVKLYDVFVKEDATLVEVNPLVLTEAGEIIALDGKITLDENAEFRQEGHAALEDKAAADPLEAKAKESDLNYVKLDGQVGIIGNGAGLVMSTLDVVAYAGERHGGVKPANFLDIGGGASAQVMAAGLDVILNDTDVKSVFVNVFGGITACDEVANGIVKALEILGDEASKPLVVRLDGNNVEEGRKILADAAHPLVTVVDTMDEAADKAAELAAA, from the coding sequence GTGGATCTTTACGAGTACCAGGCAAGGGACCTGTTCGAGCAGCACGGCGTTCCCGTGCTGCGAGGCATCACCGCTGACACCCCCGAGCAGGCCGAGGCAGCAGCCACGGAGCTCGGCGGCGGTGTCGTCGTGGTGAAGGCACAGGTCAAGACCGGCGGACGAGGCAAGGCGGGCGGCGTGAAGCTCGCCAAGAGCCCCGCCGAGACGAAGGACGCGGCAGCGGCCATCCTCGGCCTCGACATCAAGGGGCACACCGTGCACCGCGTGATGGTCGCCGAGGGCGCAGCGATCAAGGAGGAGTACTACTTCTCGGTGCTGCTCGACCGCGCGAACCGCTCCTACCTGGCCATGTGCTCGTACGAGGGCGGCATGGAGATCGAGCAGCTGGCGGAGGAGCGCCCCGAAGCGCTCGCCAGGGTCGAGGTCGACCCGGCAGTCGGCATCGACGCCGCCAAGGCCGAGGAGATCGTGCGCGCCGCGAGCTTCCCCGACGAGCTCGTCGCGAAGATCGCCCCCGTGCTCGTGAAGCTCTACGACGTCTTCGTCAAGGAGGACGCCACCCTCGTCGAGGTGAACCCGCTCGTGCTCACCGAGGCCGGCGAGATCATCGCGCTCGACGGCAAGATCACCCTCGACGAGAACGCCGAGTTCCGCCAGGAGGGCCACGCGGCACTCGAGGACAAGGCGGCCGCCGACCCGCTCGAGGCGAAGGCCAAGGAGTCCGACCTCAACTACGTCAAGCTCGACGGCCAGGTGGGCATCATCGGCAACGGCGCTGGCCTCGTCATGTCGACGCTCGACGTCGTCGCCTACGCGGGCGAGCGCCACGGTGGTGTGAAGCCCGCGAACTTCCTCGACATCGGTGGCGGCGCATCCGCTCAGGTCATGGCCGCAGGCCTCGACGTCATCCTCAACGACACCGACGTCAAGAGCGTGTTCGTCAACGTCTTCGGCGGCATCACCGCCTGCGACGAGGTCGCCAACGGCATCGTCAAGGCGCTCGAGATCCTCGGTGACGAGGCCTCGAAGCCGCTGGTCGTGCGCCTCGACGGCAACAACGTCGAGGAGGGTCGCAAGATCCTCGCCGACGCCGCGCACCCGCTGGTGACGGTCGTGGACACGATGGACGAGGCTGCCGACAAGGCCGCCGAGCTGGCTGCGGCGTAA
- the sucD gene encoding succinate--CoA ligase subunit alpha — MSIYLNKDTKVIVQGITGGEGSKHTARMLAAGTQVVGGVNARKAGTTVSHVAQDGSQVELPVFASVAEAMAETGADASIVFVPPAFAKDAVVEAVDAGIELLVVITEGIPVQDSAEFWAHAKAKGTTRIIGPNCPGIITPGESLVGITPANITGKGPIGLVSKSGTLTYQMMFELRDIGFSTAIGIGGDPIIGTTHIDALEAFEADPETKAIVMIGEIGGDAEERAADYIKAHVTKPVVGYVAGFTAPEGKTMGHAGAIVSGSSGTAEAKKVALEAAGVKVGKTPSETARLMREVIESL, encoded by the coding sequence ATGTCGATCTACCTCAACAAGGACACCAAGGTCATCGTCCAGGGCATCACCGGCGGCGAGGGCTCGAAGCACACCGCCCGCATGCTCGCGGCCGGCACCCAGGTCGTCGGCGGCGTGAACGCGCGCAAGGCCGGCACCACCGTCTCGCACGTCGCGCAGGACGGCTCGCAGGTCGAGCTGCCCGTCTTCGCCTCGGTCGCCGAGGCCATGGCCGAGACCGGCGCCGACGCGTCGATCGTCTTCGTGCCGCCGGCCTTCGCCAAGGACGCCGTCGTCGAGGCCGTCGATGCCGGCATCGAGCTGCTCGTGGTCATCACCGAGGGCATCCCCGTGCAGGACTCTGCCGAGTTCTGGGCGCACGCCAAGGCCAAGGGCACGACCCGCATCATCGGCCCGAACTGCCCCGGCATCATCACGCCGGGCGAGTCGCTCGTCGGCATCACGCCCGCGAACATCACCGGCAAGGGCCCCATCGGCCTCGTCTCGAAGTCGGGCACGCTGACCTACCAGATGATGTTCGAGCTGCGCGACATCGGCTTCTCGACCGCCATCGGCATCGGCGGCGACCCGATCATCGGCACCACGCACATCGACGCCCTCGAGGCGTTCGAGGCCGACCCCGAGACCAAGGCGATCGTCATGATCGGCGAGATCGGCGGCGACGCCGAGGAGCGCGCTGCCGACTACATCAAGGCGCACGTGACGAAGCCGGTCGTCGGCTACGTCGCCGGCTTCACGGCGCCCGAGGGCAAGACGATGGGCCACGCCGGCGCGATCGTCTCCGGCTCGTCGGGCACCGCCGAGGCCAAGAAGGTCGCCCTCGAGGCGGCCGGCGTCAAGGTCGGCAAGACGCCGTCCGAGACGGCCCGCCTCATGCGAGAGGTCATCGAGTCGCTCTGA
- a CDS encoding hydrolase, protein MTILCATCGVETAEPLPAETCRICEDERQWVPLHGQVWTSVEEQVAGGMHIDIVELEPDSWALTSDPAAGIGQRSILVQTERGNLLWDPLGTITDDAVEQVRELGGLAFVAASHPHMFGVQCAWADALDATVLVNRRDASWVVRPHDRIRLWDGEVDLLPGVRLIRFGGHFPGAAVALWERGSDGEGSLLAGDTMQPKPDRESVGFMRSYPNNIPLSAGVVQRLAKQAAGLRFRRVYGNIGGQVIEDGPAAIAHSAQRHIDWVTGVHDALT, encoded by the coding sequence ATGACGATCCTCTGCGCGACCTGCGGCGTCGAGACCGCCGAGCCGCTGCCTGCCGAGACGTGTCGCATCTGCGAGGACGAGCGGCAGTGGGTGCCGCTGCACGGGCAGGTGTGGACGAGCGTCGAGGAGCAGGTCGCCGGCGGGATGCACATCGACATCGTCGAGCTCGAGCCGGACAGCTGGGCGCTCACCTCGGATCCCGCGGCCGGCATCGGGCAGCGCTCGATCCTCGTGCAGACCGAGCGCGGCAACCTGCTGTGGGATCCGCTCGGCACCATCACCGACGACGCCGTCGAGCAGGTGCGCGAGCTCGGCGGGCTGGCCTTCGTGGCCGCCTCGCATCCGCACATGTTCGGCGTGCAGTGCGCGTGGGCGGACGCGCTCGACGCGACCGTGCTCGTCAACCGGCGGGACGCATCCTGGGTCGTCCGACCCCACGACCGCATCAGGCTGTGGGACGGCGAGGTCGACCTGCTGCCGGGGGTGCGGCTGATCCGCTTCGGCGGGCACTTCCCGGGCGCGGCGGTGGCGCTGTGGGAGCGGGGGAGCGACGGCGAGGGCTCGCTGCTCGCCGGCGACACGATGCAGCCGAAGCCCGACCGCGAGAGCGTCGGCTTCATGCGCTCGTACCCCAACAACATCCCGCTGTCGGCGGGCGTGGTGCAGCGGCTGGCGAAGCAGGCCGCCGGGCTGCGGTTCCGGCGCGTGTACGGCAACATCGGCGGCCAGGTGATCGAGGACGGCCCGGCCGCGATCGCGCACAGCGCCCAGCGCCACATCGACTGGGTGACGGGCGTGCACGACGCGTTGACGTAG
- a CDS encoding endonuclease domain-containing protein codes for MTAAFVSDVRTTEQLTCDGWSKWQIERALRDGSLVRVRPGWFAEPGGADEAVVAAVTAGGCVSCFSALRIHGVWVPEHKERHVRLAPHRRTRKDPGCRPFGKRVAVLGAVDGLEVAFRCVLRCGSSEEIVVVIDSILQRRLATPAQVESWMRSAPARIRSLLAVADAKSESGSESMVRFRLRSLQIATRIQVRVMQGTRVDLLIGDRLIIECDSREHHTDEQAYESDRRRDRRLVARGYIVLRLSYRQIHDEWPDIERDILAVIRRGGHRWPRRRKMSV; via the coding sequence ATGACCGCAGCCTTCGTCTCCGACGTGCGCACCACCGAGCAGCTGACCTGCGACGGCTGGAGCAAGTGGCAGATCGAGCGCGCCTTGCGCGACGGCTCCTTGGTGAGGGTGCGCCCGGGGTGGTTCGCGGAGCCCGGCGGAGCCGACGAGGCGGTCGTCGCCGCCGTGACGGCGGGCGGATGCGTCTCGTGCTTCAGCGCGCTGCGCATCCACGGCGTGTGGGTGCCCGAGCACAAGGAGCGGCATGTGCGGCTGGCGCCGCACCGGCGCACGCGGAAGGACCCGGGATGCCGCCCGTTCGGGAAGCGGGTCGCCGTGCTCGGCGCGGTCGACGGTCTCGAGGTGGCGTTCCGCTGCGTGCTTCGCTGCGGGAGCAGTGAGGAGATCGTCGTCGTGATCGACTCCATCCTGCAGCGCCGACTGGCGACCCCCGCGCAGGTCGAGAGCTGGATGCGCAGCGCTCCGGCTCGCATCCGTTCGCTGTTGGCGGTCGCCGACGCGAAGTCGGAGTCGGGCTCGGAGTCGATGGTGCGCTTCCGGCTGCGGTCGCTGCAGATCGCCACCCGCATCCAGGTGCGCGTGATGCAGGGCACCCGCGTCGACCTGCTCATCGGCGACCGGCTCATCATCGAGTGCGACAGCCGGGAGCACCACACCGATGAGCAGGCCTACGAGAGCGATCGCCGCAGGGACCGCAGACTCGTGGCACGCGGCTACATCGTGCTGCGGCTCTCGTATCGGCAGATCCACGACGAATGGCCCGACATCGAGCGCGACATCCTCGCCGTCATCCGCCGCGGTGGCCATCGCTGGCCGCGCCGCCGGAAGATGTCGGTCTGA